A region of Lagenorhynchus albirostris chromosome 20, mLagAlb1.1, whole genome shotgun sequence DNA encodes the following proteins:
- the ALKBH5 gene encoding RNA demethylase ALKBH5 produces MAAASGYTDLREKLKSMTSRDNYKAGSREAAAAAAAAVAAAAAAAAAAEPYAAPGAKRKYPEDSDPERSDFEEQQLQKEEEARKVKSGIRQMRLFSQDECAKIEARIDEVVSRAEKGLYNEHTVDRAPLRNKYFFGEGYTYGAQLQKRGPGQERLYPPGDVDEIPEWVHQLVIQKLVEHRVIPEGFVNSAVINDYQPGGCIVSHVDPIHIFERPIVSVSFFSDSALCFGCKFQFKPIRVSEPVLSLPVRRGSVTVLSGYAADEITHCIRPQDIKERRAVIILRKTRLDAPRLETKSLSSSVLPPSYASDRLSGNNRDPALKPKRSHRKADPDAAHRPRILEMDKEENRRSVLLPTHRRRGSLSSENYWRKSYEPGEDCSEAAGSPARKVKMRRH; encoded by the exons ATGGCGGCCGCCAGCGGCTACACGGACCTGCGGGAGAAGCTCAAGTCCATGACGTCCCGGGACAACTACAAGGCGGGCAGTCGGGAGGCCgcggccgctgccgccgccgcagtggccgccgccgctgccgccgccgccgcggccgaGCCCTACGCGGCGCCCGGGGCCAAGCGCAAGTACCCAGAGGACTCGGACCCCGAGCGCAGCGACTTCGAGGAGCAGCAGCtgcagaaggaggaggaagcgCGCAAGGTGAAGAGCGGTATCCGCCAGATGCGCCTGTTCAGCCAGGACGAGTGCGCCAAGATCGAGGCCCGCATCGACGAGGTGGTGTCCCGCGCCGAGAAGGGCCTGTACAACGAGCACACGGTGGACCGGGCCCCGCTGCGCAACAAGTACTTCTTCGGCGAGGGCTACACGTACGGCGCCCAGCTGCAGAAGCGCGGACCCGGCCAGGAGCGCCTCTACCCGCCGGGCGACGTGGACGAGATCCCCGAATGGGTGCACCAGCTGGTGATCCAGAAGCTGGTGGAGCACCGCGTCATCCCCGAGGGCTTCGTCAACAGCGCCGTCATCAACGACTACCAGCCCGGCGGCTGCATCGTGTCTCACGTGGACCCCATCCACATCTTCGAGCGCCCTATCGTGTCCGTGTCCTTCTTCAGCGACTCCGCGCTGTGCTTCGGCTGCAAGTTCCAGTTCAAGCCTATCCGGGTGTCGGAGCCCGTGCTTTCCCTGCCGGTGCGCAGGGGGAGCGTGACTGTGCTCAG TGGATATGCTGCTGATGAAATCACTCACTGCATCCGGCCTCAGGACATCAAGGAGCGCAGAGCAGTCATCATCCTCAGGAA GACGAGATTAGATGCACCCCGGTTGGAAACAAAGTCCCTGAGTAGCTCCGTGTTACCACCCAGCTATGCCTCAGATCGTCTGTCCGGAAACAACAGGGACCCCGCTTTGAAACCCAAGCGGTCCCACCGCAAGGCAGACCCTGATGCTGCCCACAG GCCTCGGATCCTGGAGATGGACAAGGAGGAGAACCGGCGCTCGGTGCTGCTGCCCACACACCGGCGGAGGGGCAGCCTCAGCTCGGAGAACTACTGGCGCAAGTCCTACGAGCCCGGGGAGGACTGCTCGGAGGCGGCGGGCAGCCCCGCCCGCAAGGTGAAGATGCGGCGGCACTGA